The genomic stretch TCTGCCAGACTTCAGAGCCAACGTAGATCGCGCGGAACCATTCGGCACGTTGCAGGAAGGGAATCGCTTCCCCTCCCATCCCCGTGATGATCTGATTCACGGTGCCCTGCAGGGATAGCAGCTGCATGACCATGCCGACGATAATTACGATCGAGAGAAAATGCGGCAAATATGAAATTGACTGCACAATACGTTTGAACGTCTTCTTACGTACCTCGTTAAGAAGGAGCGCAAGCAGGATAGGAAGGGGGAAACAGACGATGAGCGTCAGCCCGCCTAATATTACAGTGTTGGAGAAAACATGCCAGAACACTGGGTCGTTGATGAACATGGAGACATAGCGCATGCCCACCCACTCATCACCGAATATATTGCCGCCCGGGCGAAAACGCCGGAAGGCAATGACGTTTCCAAGCATTGGTGCATAGCGGAAGATGGCAAGGAAAATCAGTGGCAAGATAGCGAGCGCGTAAAGCTGCCAGTCCCGCTGGATGGCTTTGCGCAGCGGCCGCCGTCCCGCGCTCTTTTTCACGCGTCGTGATTGCCCCAGCGGTTCGGTGCCAATCTGGCCCACTGCCCCGCGGCCGGGGAGCCCGCCCGGGGGTGGTGCCGCAGCCGGGTCCGGCTGCTTCGTTTTTATTGTGGTCATTTCTTTGCTCCATCAGTTCGACCGTTTATCGGTTCGAGGCGCCGTGGGGCGCCTCGAACCAGCGAAAATTGCAACGGACTACGCTTTGGCCGCAAAACGCTCGCGGGCGTTGTTCATCAGGTCAACATATCCGGCAAGCCCTTGACCTTCGAGCTCCTTGACGAACGCGCCCCATTCGCTGAGGTCACGTTGTCCGAGGATGAACTTCAAAGTGTTGGTGTCGACAGTGTCCTTCAGCGGAGTAGCCGTCAATGATGCCTGCTCGAGTTCACCTTCTTCCAATGGAGCCGGCGGGGTAGGGGCAAGTGGCGTTCTGGTTGAAAGAACGGCATCGATATATTCAACGTCTTCTGGTGTGCTGTATGACTCCTTCAGCTTTCGACTCTCCGTCGATTCCGAGGGGAAGGTCGCAAAGCCGAGATCAACTTCAAGGTCGGTCTTCCCGTCCGGGTTCAGGTTGCGAGCGTCAAGGGAGAACTCTTTGTTCAGCGTGATTGTTCCGGCTGCGTCCTTGGTGTAGTGCTTGCCCTCAACTCCCCAGCGCAACAATTCACGCGCCTCCGGGTTGTAGTAGAACCAGTCAAGGAACTGCAGGAGGGCCAGGAAGTTCGGCTCGTCTTTCGCCTTGGAACTGATCATGAAACCATGCCAGAAGTTACGAGGCTCCACTATGTTGCCTGCAGGGCCACTCGGAGGCGGAACGAGGCCTACCTTGTAGGCACCGGCACCCAAGGTCTTATCGAGCGCGATCGAGTACTCAATCGCGGTATTAGTGGAACCGGACGCGGCGAAGATCTTACTATTGGCGAACTTCTCGGAAACTGTCGCGTTTCCGCCGCCCGCGTCGGCCGCCGTCATGGACTCAACATCAAGCAAGCCGTCTTCCACCAGTCCGTGGAAGTAGGTGACCATCTCTTTGTATTCGTCAGAAGTTGCAGCGTACTTGAACTTACCTGCGCTTTCGTCCCACATCATGCCGTTGCCGAAGCCCCAGCCTGCCTGCGTCCCGAACGCACGAGCCGCGTAATTCAGCAGCGACTGACCCTCAAAGCCGTCGGCCAGCGGGTACGAATCGGGGTATTTCTCCTTGATCTTGAGCATTGCGGTGCGCAATTCATCCCAAGTATCGGGGATTCCTCCGCCAACTTCCTCAAACACGTCTTTACGAAGCACCACAGAGAACACAGGTACTGATACTTCCTGCAGGCCCGGCATCATGTAGTATTTGCCGTCGGACTGACGCAGGTTTTCAACCATGGCCTCCAGATCCCATTCCGTCGCATACTTCTTGAAGTTAGGCATCATGTCCGAGTAATCACTCAGCGGCAGGACAGCACCGGAGGACACAAATGCTTCCTCTTCGCCTGTGTAAATGAGCGGAATGATGGAGGGGGCGTCACCGGCGCTGATGAGCAGACTCCGCTTTTCCTTGGCGTCGCTGAAGGGGATGTGTGTCAGGTCAAGGGTGACGTTGGTGCGCGACTTGATTTCCTTGAAAATCTCCCAGGAATCCTTCACCGGGGTGTCGGGCCAATCAGTCCAGAGCAAACCAAGGTTCAGTGCTTCGGTGCTCTTGAACTGCGTGTCCGCAGCAAAGTTCTCCATCGCACCGAAATTCTGGGTCGTGATATCAACTTCGGCTTTAGGTTTGCTGCTGCAACCTACCATCGCAAACAATCCTGTCGCGGCAATGCCCGTGATGAACGCGCGCCGACTGACGGGCGGTGTCTTGAACGTGAAAGGTGTCATTTTTCTCTTCCTCGAGTATTGATTGAGCTATCCTGCATCTAGTCCGATAGTTTCGATATATTTCCGATACTTTTGAAGAGTAATTCAGGTCACACTCTATGTCAATGGCTTCTCACGAATGCACAGGCGCAAGAAGACACCGCAAGGCGGAAGCGAGATATCACCCGCCACCACGCAGGGGATGCAAAGCGATTTACCATGACGCGTCGGTACTGGTTCCACCGTCGTTTATTGAGTGGTTGCCACAGACCCCTTGGACGTAGTCCATCCACTGGTGCTGCGTTGCCAAGTTGCCCCGACAGTCAAAGACTGCGGCGCTCAAAGTCCTGCCTTACGGCTCCAGACGCGTGCCCAGCAGCTCCACACCGGGTCCCCGGAGGTCGTCGAGGTAGGCGGCGCGGCCGGCCATCGCCATGACCAAGTTCAGAGTTGGGCCGGTGACGAGCGGGCCGTCTCCGTATATGAAAGGGCCGTCAATGGCTTTCAGGCGCAACCCGGCAACGTTGTTCTTGCTGGGTACGGCAAAATTGCGACTGGCGAAGAATTCAGCAACTGGGGTCAGTGCTTCAACGGTAGGCTCCGTGCTGAGCCCCAGCGGCTGGCGGATGTCCTGGGCATGGACCACAACCTCGCCGAGATACGCCGGAATGTCCGACGTCGGAGCAACAGTGCTGCTCACAACTCGCCGAAAGTTTTCCAGAGTTTGGCTCGGCGTGGTCCCCTTGTGTTCGTTGAGGCGGCGCAGGTTGTGCATGTCAGGGCGGAATCGGGCGCCCGCCATGCTGCGGATCCAACGCCACTGGCCAATGCTTGCCGCGGCGGTCAGGTGAGCCACAACCTGTTCCACGTTCCATTGTCCACACAGTGTTTCATGCTGCCATTGCTCCGATGACAAGCTTGCTAGGTCATCTGCGAGCGCCGCACGTTCAGCATGCACCAGGGCCCACAAATTGTTGTGTTGGTTCTTCGCCATGTGGTTACTTCCCCTATTTCCGTTTACGTGGCTCTAATCCTATGGGGCTGTCCTTAAAGCAGTCTGCTGGTGCGGTTGGCCCCGTTCGTTGAGTCAACCGCACCAGCAAGTCTTGTGTTCATCCCCCACGGAAGGAGGTTTACGGCGCTGAATCCACCACCGAAGTGCGGATGGTGGTCCAGCCAATGGTGGTTCCTGCCGGGATGGATCCCCGATCGGTCAGGGCCACTTCCCGTTCCCCGATCAACTGCCCCGTGGCCGGATCAATGATGATGTCCTGGCGAAATTGGGAAACGTCTTCCACCCTGCCGATGGCGACGCCGGTTTGACCGTCTAGGGTGGCTTGACTCTCCGTGACAGTTACACCCGGAATCATTGCAGCGGCCTTGTAGAGTGCGGCTCGCAGGTCAGCCGGAACAAGTCCCGTTCGCAGAAAATCTGCAATGAAGACGAGGGCCTCCCCGTCCACCGACTGGCCCTTCCCCGCGGTTTTCAGGTAGATGCTGTTCAGCAGCATGCGCGGGTCCCGGGAGTAGGCGGCTAGTTCTTTTTCGTCTGGAAAAGAGCTTACTGAGTCATAAAACGCCCCCCGGTTGCCTCGGAGAAGTTCGGAGGTGTCCCCCATTTCTTCCTTTTGACTCATCGCGACTTCCTTGGCTTCCTCGCTGAAGAACGTGGTGGGGATTCGTCCTGATCGTTCCCAGACCCACTCTTGGTCACGGTCGGCAGGAACATACATGGACATCTTTTCCGTGTCCAGCCAATCCACCTCACCATGAGCACCAACGCCGTCTGGTGGATAGTGCGCACTGGAACGCGTCAGCCAAAGGTTGGTGCTGTCAATCTTCAGGTACTGGCCGGGCCCCACGACGGGATCGCTGGTCTTGATGGCCATCTCGGCGGCCTGGTTGAGTACCTCAGCGGCCTCAGCAGTGGAGGCTCCGCGCCAGCCGGCGAGCCCCACCACATTGGTAGCCACCAGCGCTGTTGCCAAACCCAGCGTGGCAACAGAAGCCAACGAGATCCGCAGAGCCTTGGTCCGGCGTCGTACCTTACCCTTGGCGCGCGGATCAATCCGCTGCAGCAATTGCTGCCGACCGCCGTCGAACACGGCGTCCTTCACGATGGGGGTATCTTTGCGCATGTCACGCAGTAGCTGGAGCTCGTCCATGATCTGCCTCCTCAGTGTTGTTCAGAAAAGCTCCGGCAGCCTCTTTGAGTTTGCGCCGGGCCCGGTTGAGTCGTGACCTCACAGTGCCGACAGGGACGTTGGTTGCCTCGGCGATGCCTTCATAGTTCAGGTCCGCCCAGGCGTAGAGCAGGATGCACTCCCGGTCCGCCGCGGATAGTTTCCGCAGCGCTGCCGCCAGGGCCGAGGTGGCCGCCGCCGCATCAAGCTGCTCGGCGATCCGCTCCGTGCTGTCCGCATAGGCGTCACGACCGGATGACTTGGCCATGATTTTCAGCATTTTCGCCTCGGTCCGATGGTGCTTGCGCAGCAGGTTGGTGGCGATGCCAAAGAGCCAGGGCCGGGCGTCCTCCCAGGCATGGTCGAAGGATTCCCGCCGCTCAAAGGCGATGAGGAACGTCTCTGCCATGACATCTTCCGCGGCAGATTCGCCTGCCCGGCGGCCTGCATAGCGATAGATCATGCGGGCGTATTTGTCGTAGAGCGCGGTGAAGGCGTGGGGGCTCTCACCGGATCTGCGGATCAATTCACTGTCTGTAGTCACGCCATGTATTGCACGGTGGGTCGAAAAGAGTTCACGGGTGCCGCCGTCGTGCTTGTTGTTGCTGTCCGCCAGCGGGTCCTCCAATGATCCTTTTCACCCTAGCAAGCGCTGTGGTCCGGGCTGACCGGAAGCCTCGGTACCCTTGAAAGGTGATGAAATCTCCTCTTCCCGTGCGCAATGGCGTCAATGCCACCCGCATGAGAATGCCCGAAGAAGGCCCCTGGGCTACTGCCATGGAATACGTGCTGGACAAGTTCAACCACGTTGACCCGGTGGGCATTGTGGACCGTTTTGAACGCGGCGAGGTCAAGGCGCTGGGCGGGGAAATCGTCACTCCAACCACACCCCTGAGCGAGCACCTGTTCATTTGGTACTACCGCGAACTGCCGGTGGAAAAGCGCCTGCCGGTGGAGTTGTCTGTGTTGCACCAGGATGAGCATCTGGTGGTGGTGGACAAGCCGCACTTTTTGCCGACGACGCCGGGCGGCATGTATGTGCAGGAGTCGGCGCTGGTGCGCCTGCGCGTGCTGCTGGACCTGCCGGACCTGGTGCCGATCCACCGCCTGGACCGCATGACGGCAGGCGTGCTGCTGTTCTCCGCGAACCCGGAGACCCGCGGCAAATACCAGATGCTGTTTGAGAAGCGCCGGATCGAAAAGACGTACCGGGCCGTGGCCCCCGTCCGTGACGAGCTGGAGTTTCCACTGGTGGTGCGCAGCCGCATGATCAAGTCGCGCACCTACCTGCTGGCGCAGGAAATTGCGGGCGAGCCCAATGCGGAAACCCGGATCGAGCTGATGGACACCCGGGTTTCTGCCTCCGGCGCCACGCTGGGGCTCTACGACCTCCAGCCCCACACGGGCAAGACCCACCAGTTGCGGGTCCATCTGGCGTCGCAGGGAATTGGGATCCTCAATGACCTGTTCTACCCGGTGCTCCACGAGCAGGCGCCGGACGACTACACGAAGCCACTGCAGCTCTTGGCACACAGCATTTCCTTCCAGGACCCGTTGACGCGCGAGCCCGTGAAGTACTTCTCGCAACTGGAGCTCGCGGCGTTTCCGGACCACAACTAGCCCTCGGGTCTTGCCCCTATGTGATGCGGCGTTGGTGAAAACACACCCCTATGTGATGTGGCGTTGGGGAAAACACACCCCTATGTGATGCGGCGTCGCAGGCGCGGGACTAGAGGGTGAGCCACTTCCCGGCGGAGCGGCGGAAGGTGCGCAGCGCACCCGTGGTGGCCACGGTGTTCACACCATGGGCCAGCGAAACCGCAGCGTTGCGCGCAAGCTGGTTCTCGGCGTCGTACTCGCTGGCCTCCACCATGAAACGGACGGTGATCCGGGGAGTCCCGGCCACAATGTCGAGCTGGTTGGCCTCGACCACATGGGCGGCGCCGACGGCGGCGACGGCCATGTCCATGACCTCTTCGGGGGCGTGGCCGGGACGCAGGCCGGTGATCTGGATGGTGGCACGGAAGGAAGGCATTGTTCCAGCCTATTGCGTGCGGGCGCCATCCTTTCCACTGGCGGGGCGGATCAAGCAGTCGTAGGCTCGAGACGGCGGCAAAACAGCGTTGAGGAGCAGCCATGAGCGAAAGAAACCAATACCCGGCCGGGGTCCCGTGCTGGGTGGAGACGTTCCAGCCAGACGTGGATGCGGCCGTGAAGTTCTACTGTGACGTGTTTGGCTGGGAATCAGTTGGGCCCGGACCGTTGGGCGACGGCGGCCGATACTATGTGGCGCGGCTGCGGGGCCTGGACGTGGCCGGCATTGGCTCGCAGCCTTCCCCGGATGTACCGACGTCGTGGCTCACATCAATTGC from Arthrobacter stackebrandtii encodes the following:
- a CDS encoding ABC transporter permease, which translates into the protein MTTIKTKQPDPAAAPPPGGLPGRGAVGQIGTEPLGQSRRVKKSAGRRPLRKAIQRDWQLYALAILPLIFLAIFRYAPMLGNVIAFRRFRPGGNIFGDEWVGMRYVSMFINDPVFWHVFSNTVILGGLTLIVCFPLPILLALLLNEVRKKTFKRIVQSISYLPHFLSIVIIVGMVMQLLSLQGTVNQIITGMGGEAIPFLQRAEWFRAIYVGSEVWQTVGWGTILYLAALTTVDASLYEAAEIDGANRWRQIWHVTLPGIRPTMMTLLILNIGTFLNVGFEKVLLLYNPLTYSTADVISTYLYRVGLVSNNLSYAAAIGLFQALIGLVMVLTANFISRRVVGASLW
- a CDS encoding maleylpyruvate isomerase family mycothiol-dependent enzyme; this translates as MAKNQHNNLWALVHAERAALADDLASLSSEQWQHETLCGQWNVEQVVAHLTAAASIGQWRWIRSMAGARFRPDMHNLRRLNEHKGTTPSQTLENFRRVVSSTVAPTSDIPAYLGEVVVHAQDIRQPLGLSTEPTVEALTPVAEFFASRNFAVPSKNNVAGLRLKAIDGPFIYGDGPLVTGPTLNLVMAMAGRAAYLDDLRGPGVELLGTRLEP
- a CDS encoding sigma-70 family RNA polymerase sigma factor, producing MTTDSELIRRSGESPHAFTALYDKYARMIYRYAGRRAGESAAEDVMAETFLIAFERRESFDHAWEDARPWLFGIATNLLRKHHRTEAKMLKIMAKSSGRDAYADSTERIAEQLDAAAATSALAAALRKLSAADRECILLYAWADLNYEGIAEATNVPVGTVRSRLNRARRKLKEAAGAFLNNTEEADHGRAPATA
- a CDS encoding CU044_5270 family protein; the encoded protein is MDELQLLRDMRKDTPIVKDAVFDGGRQQLLQRIDPRAKGKVRRRTKALRISLASVATLGLATALVATNVVGLAGWRGASTAEAAEVLNQAAEMAIKTSDPVVGPGQYLKIDSTNLWLTRSSAHYPPDGVGAHGEVDWLDTEKMSMYVPADRDQEWVWERSGRIPTTFFSEEAKEVAMSQKEEMGDTSELLRGNRGAFYDSVSSFPDEKELAAYSRDPRMLLNSIYLKTAGKGQSVDGEALVFIADFLRTGLVPADLRAALYKAAAMIPGVTVTESQATLDGQTGVAIGRVEDVSQFRQDIIIDPATGQLIGEREVALTDRGSIPAGTTIGWTTIRTSVVDSAP
- a CDS encoding pseudouridine synthase; its protein translation is MKSPLPVRNGVNATRMRMPEEGPWATAMEYVLDKFNHVDPVGIVDRFERGEVKALGGEIVTPTTPLSEHLFIWYYRELPVEKRLPVELSVLHQDEHLVVVDKPHFLPTTPGGMYVQESALVRLRVLLDLPDLVPIHRLDRMTAGVLLFSANPETRGKYQMLFEKRRIEKTYRAVAPVRDELEFPLVVRSRMIKSRTYLLAQEIAGEPNAETRIELMDTRVSASGATLGLYDLQPHTGKTHQLRVHLASQGIGILNDLFYPVLHEQAPDDYTKPLQLLAHSISFQDPLTREPVKYFSQLELAAFPDHN
- a CDS encoding extracellular solute-binding protein, with product MTPFTFKTPPVSRRAFITGIAATGLFAMVGCSSKPKAEVDITTQNFGAMENFAADTQFKSTEALNLGLLWTDWPDTPVKDSWEIFKEIKSRTNVTLDLTHIPFSDAKEKRSLLISAGDAPSIIPLIYTGEEEAFVSSGAVLPLSDYSDMMPNFKKYATEWDLEAMVENLRQSDGKYYMMPGLQEVSVPVFSVVLRKDVFEEVGGGIPDTWDELRTAMLKIKEKYPDSYPLADGFEGQSLLNYAARAFGTQAGWGFGNGMMWDESAGKFKYAATSDEYKEMVTYFHGLVEDGLLDVESMTAADAGGGNATVSEKFANSKIFAASGSTNTAIEYSIALDKTLGAGAYKVGLVPPPSGPAGNIVEPRNFWHGFMISSKAKDEPNFLALLQFLDWFYYNPEARELLRWGVEGKHYTKDAAGTITLNKEFSLDARNLNPDGKTDLEVDLGFATFPSESTESRKLKESYSTPEDVEYIDAVLSTRTPLAPTPPAPLEEGELEQASLTATPLKDTVDTNTLKFILGQRDLSEWGAFVKELEGQGLAGYVDLMNNARERFAAKA